The following coding sequences lie in one Equus asinus isolate D_3611 breed Donkey chromosome 1, EquAss-T2T_v2, whole genome shotgun sequence genomic window:
- the ZC3HC1 gene encoding zinc finger C3HC-type protein 1 isoform X1, with product MAAPSEESAIAAGVEKNWGPVVRSPEGTPQKIRQLIDEGIAPEEGGAEAKDDAAATFQSVNGSPQAEQPPLESTSKEAFFSRVETFSSLKWAGKPPELSPLICAKYGWVTVECDMLKCSSCQAFLCASLQPAFDFDRYKERCAELKKALCTAHEKFCFWPDSPSPDRFGMLPLDEPAVLVSEFLDRFQSLCHLDLQLPSLRPEDLKTMCLTEDKISLLLHLLEDELDHRTDERKTATKLGSDMQVHVTACILSLCGWACSSSLEPMQLSLITCSQCMRKVGLWGFQQIESSMTDLDVSFGLTASLIPGPEGRPERFPLVPESPRRMMTRSQDATFSPGSEQAERSPGPIVSRTRSWDSSSPVDRPEPEAASPTTRTRPVTRSMGTGDTTGLEVPSSPLRKAKRARLCSSGSSDTSSRSFFDPTSQHRDWCPWVNITLDKETRENGETQVEASTPTEPGWKAVLNILTAHKQSNQPAETDSLSLSEKSRKVFRIFRQWESLCSS from the exons GAAGGACGATGCGGCGGCCACATTCCAGTCAGTTAATGGATCACCCCAAGCAGAACAACCTCCATTGGAATCTACAAGCAAAGAAGCGTTCTTTAGCAGAGTGGAAACATTTTCT TCTTTGAAATGGGCAGGTAAGCCCCCTGAGCTGTCTCCACTCATCTGTGCAAAATATGGCTGGGTCACAGTTGAATGTGACATGCTCAAGTGCTCCAGCTGTCAAGCTTTTCTCTGTGCCAGTTTACaaccagcttttgattttgaCAGAT ATAAGGAACGATGTGCTGAGTTGAAGAAAGCCTTGTGTACTGCCCATGAGAAGTTCTGTTTCTGGCCAGACAGCCCCTCTCCAG ATCGATTTGGGATGCTGCCGTTGGATGAGCCTGCTGTTCTTGTTAGTGAGTTCCTAGATCGTTTTCAAAGCCTGTGTCACCTGGACCTCCAGCTTCCTTCCCTGAGGCCAGAAGACTTGAAGACTATG TGCTTGACAGAAGACAAGATCAGTCTTCTCCTACACCTGCTTGAAGATGAACTTGATCACCGAACTGATGAGAGAAAAACTGCAACCAAATTAGGTTCAGACATGCAAGTCCACGTCACTgcctgtattctctctctctgtggctgGGCATGTAG TTCTTCTCTGGAACCCATGCAGCTCTCCCTGATAACATGTTCACAGTGTATGAGGAAGGTAGGGCTCTGGGGCTTCCAGCAGATTGAGTCCTCCATGACTGACCTGGATGTGTCCTTTGGCCTGACCGCCTCCCTGATCCCAGGCCCTGAGGGGCGACCAGAGCGCTTCCCTCTGGTGCCTGAGTCTCCTCGGAGGATGATGACTCGGAGCCAGGATGCCACATTTTCCCCAGGCTCGGAACAG GCTGAAAGGAGCCCAGGTCCCATTGTCTCCCGAACTCGGAGCTGGGACTCTTCCAGTCCTGTTGACCGTCCTGAGCCAGAGGCCGCTAGCCCCACCACCAGAACCCGCCCAGTGACCCGAAGCATGGGCACAGGAGACACCACTGGCCTGGAAGTGCCATCTAGTCCTCTCCGGAAAGCCAAACGAGCTCGCCTCTGCTCTTCCGGCAGCTCG gacACATCTTCCAGAAGCTTCTTTGATCCCACCTCTCAGCATAGAGACTGGTGCCCTTGGGTGAATATCACACTTGACAAGGAAACCAGGGAGAATGGTGAAACCCAGGTAGAAGCCAGCACCCCCACAGAGCCAGGCTGGAAGGCAGTGCTGAACATCCTCACGGCCCACAAGCAGTCGAACCAGCCAGCTGAAACAGACTCCTTG AGTCTCTCTGAGAAATCAAGGAAGGTATTCCGAATATTCCGGCAGTGGGAATCTTTATGCTCGTCCTGA